In Bacillus cereus ATCC 14579, a single window of DNA contains:
- a CDS encoding YhgE/Pip domain-containing protein, with the protein MKGIQLIFKDWKAMWHHKHGRIALIFLLIVPLIYSGFFLAGYWDPYGRLDKLPVAIVNLDKGAAMDEKTIRAGDDFVKNLKENKELAFHFISEKNADEGLKEDKYYMVVTIPEDFSKKVSTLMDEKPEPAQLQYKVNPGKNFVAAQIGTTAVENMKTKISNSITKSYTEGVFSKFQDLAQGLNDASNGAGKLHEGTTEARNGANQLADGIHRLSDGTSKVKEGSEKLASSKSALTDGANELSQGATSLHSGMELLTQGQKTLQSGVSELSAGTNEWVNGSEKLAEGQVKADNAANSVKQQLEDYVKNHPEVQQDPAFQKIVATSDGLAKATNNLNNSQQQLTQGAKKIADGQHKIEEGMNTFGVKLNEATAGTKKIADGASNLADGFTKWGNGFTSLQEGVNQLASGGTELNNGAGKLTNGLVKLDDGAKELSTKLGEGAEKIADVRNDDARNTMFSEPVQLVKSTVSDVPNYGSGIAPYFLSLAFYVGGIMASNILPLGRRQNMKVSGTVHFINKLGLVYLIGLIQALLVDVVVLGVMKLEVASVPLFVLSSIVISFTFMTFILMLVTVFGLVGKFLAVTLLVLQLATSGGTFPGELNIAVLSKIGQFLPMSHSLRGLQDVISLGDWSQLQMQILILLCYLVVAGGIAWITSHIQHRETNVEQVS; encoded by the coding sequence ATGAAGGGAATTCAACTTATATTTAAAGATTGGAAAGCGATGTGGCACCATAAACATGGACGTATCGCTTTAATTTTTTTATTAATCGTTCCTTTAATTTATTCAGGATTCTTTTTAGCTGGATATTGGGATCCGTACGGACGATTAGATAAATTACCTGTTGCGATTGTAAATTTAGATAAGGGTGCTGCGATGGATGAGAAAACAATTCGTGCAGGAGACGATTTTGTGAAAAATTTAAAAGAGAATAAGGAACTAGCTTTTCATTTCATATCAGAAAAAAATGCTGATGAAGGGCTAAAAGAAGATAAGTACTATATGGTTGTTACGATTCCAGAGGATTTCTCTAAAAAGGTAAGTACACTTATGGATGAGAAACCAGAGCCAGCGCAGCTTCAGTACAAAGTAAATCCGGGTAAAAACTTTGTAGCAGCGCAAATTGGAACGACAGCTGTTGAAAATATGAAAACAAAAATTTCAAATAGTATTACAAAATCTTATACAGAAGGTGTCTTTTCAAAGTTTCAAGACTTAGCACAAGGGTTGAATGATGCAAGTAATGGTGCTGGGAAGTTACATGAAGGAACGACAGAAGCAAGAAATGGAGCAAATCAGCTTGCAGATGGTATTCATCGTTTAAGTGACGGGACATCAAAAGTGAAAGAGGGAAGTGAAAAACTTGCTTCTAGCAAATCAGCCTTAACTGATGGAGCGAATGAGCTAAGTCAAGGAGCAACCTCACTTCATAGCGGGATGGAGTTATTGACGCAAGGTCAAAAAACTTTACAATCAGGGGTTAGTGAATTAAGTGCTGGTACAAATGAATGGGTGAACGGAAGTGAGAAACTTGCTGAAGGGCAAGTGAAAGCGGACAATGCAGCAAATAGCGTAAAACAACAATTAGAAGATTACGTGAAAAATCATCCAGAAGTGCAGCAAGATCCCGCTTTTCAAAAAATTGTTGCTACGTCTGATGGACTAGCTAAAGCAACAAATAATTTAAATAATAGCCAACAACAATTGACACAAGGTGCGAAGAAGATTGCTGACGGTCAACATAAGATTGAAGAAGGCATGAATACATTCGGAGTTAAGTTAAATGAAGCTACTGCTGGAACGAAAAAGATAGCAGATGGTGCATCGAATTTGGCTGATGGATTTACGAAGTGGGGAAATGGGTTTACATCATTGCAAGAAGGTGTAAATCAGCTTGCGAGTGGTGGAACGGAGCTGAATAACGGTGCTGGTAAATTAACAAATGGACTTGTTAAACTTGATGATGGTGCGAAAGAACTTTCTACGAAATTGGGAGAGGGCGCAGAGAAGATAGCGGATGTTCGTAATGATGATGCACGTAATACGATGTTCTCAGAGCCAGTTCAGTTAGTGAAGTCAACAGTTTCTGACGTGCCTAACTACGGTTCAGGCATTGCGCCATATTTCTTATCACTTGCATTTTATGTTGGCGGAATTATGGCATCGAATATTTTACCTCTTGGCCGCAGACAAAATATGAAGGTAAGCGGAACGGTACATTTTATTAATAAACTAGGATTGGTATATTTAATTGGACTTATTCAAGCGCTACTCGTAGATGTAGTTGTGCTAGGTGTTATGAAATTAGAAGTCGCAAGTGTGCCACTCTTTGTTTTATCAAGTATTGTTATTTCCTTTACGTTCATGACATTTATTCTTATGTTAGTAACAGTATTTGGTCTTGTTGGAAAGTTCTTAGCGGTAACCCTTCTTGTCCTGCAATTAGCGACGAGCGGAGGTACTTTCCCAGGAGAATTAAACATAGCTGTTCTTAGCAAAATTGGACAGTTTCTCCCAATGTCTCATTCTCTTAGAGGATTACAAGATGTTATTTCTTTAGGAGATTGGTCGCAATTACAAATGCAAATTTTAATATTGTTATGTTATCTCGTTGTTGCCGGTGGAATTGCTTGGATCACGAGTCATATACAGCATAGAGAAACGAATGTAGAACAAGTTTCTTAA
- a CDS encoding LysR family transcriptional regulator, with amino-acid sequence MELLQLKYFQTVARLEHMTKAAEELHIAQPSLSKTIARLEKDLGVPLFDRQGRQITLNSFGKVFLKRVERIFHELSEGEREIKDLADLQQSSITLAVSIPRILPELIGSFLLEHPNVRFQQFLASTPSMKRQLDNIEIDFCISSVPIEGEEIIWEPLITEEIFLVVPSGHRLSERESVYLHEVKDEPFISMNTGYGFRHLTDEFCKEAGFTPHIAFEVDEPTVISDLIKQGLGIAFVPSLTLLKNSTLALNKLRIIEPICKRTIGLSWSKKRYLSKTAQQFREFVIDYFSNIRT; translated from the coding sequence ATGGAACTTCTTCAACTAAAATACTTTCAAACAGTTGCACGATTAGAACATATGACAAAAGCCGCTGAAGAATTGCATATCGCACAGCCTTCACTCAGCAAAACAATTGCTAGACTAGAAAAAGACTTAGGCGTCCCGTTATTTGATCGCCAAGGTCGACAAATTACATTAAACTCTTTTGGGAAAGTATTCTTAAAACGAGTAGAGCGCATTTTTCATGAATTAAGTGAAGGTGAACGAGAAATTAAAGATTTAGCTGACTTACAACAAAGCTCTATTACGCTGGCTGTTTCTATTCCAAGAATATTACCCGAACTAATTGGTTCTTTTTTACTAGAACATCCTAACGTTCGATTCCAACAGTTTCTCGCATCTACTCCTTCTATGAAACGACAACTAGATAATATAGAAATTGACTTTTGCATTTCTTCTGTGCCAATTGAAGGCGAGGAGATTATTTGGGAACCACTTATTACAGAAGAAATTTTCTTAGTCGTCCCTTCAGGCCACCGTTTATCAGAACGTGAAAGTGTATATCTGCATGAAGTAAAGGACGAACCGTTTATTAGTATGAACACTGGTTATGGATTTCGGCACTTAACAGATGAATTTTGTAAAGAGGCTGGCTTCACTCCACATATCGCTTTTGAAGTAGATGAACCAACCGTGATTAGCGACCTTATTAAGCAAGGCCTCGGCATTGCTTTTGTCCCAAGTTTAACTTTATTAAAAAACTCTACTTTAGCATTAAATAAGTTACGTATTATTGAACCCATTTGTAAGCGAACGATTGGCTTAAGCTGGTCAAAAAAACGTTACTTATCGAAAACCGCTCAGCAATTCCGTGAA